In the Heptranchias perlo isolate sHepPer1 unplaced genomic scaffold, sHepPer1.hap1 HAP1_SCAFFOLD_60, whole genome shotgun sequence genome, one interval contains:
- the LOC137316669 gene encoding zinc finger protein 271-like — MQKRWVKDPFAFENPESRMKLNLMPDQENGLARPPFWERFGPAVCRESDSVETGEETGKRRVGRGRRWRPFTSSVCGKGFTQSSHLQTHQRVHTGERPFTCSMCGKRFTLSSSLIEHQLVHTDKRPLKYFDCDKSIKSRNELLKLQRTHTGERPFTCTECRKGFTQSSNLLTHQRVHTGERPFTCSVCGKGFTQSSSLIEHQLVHTDKRLFKCSVCDKSFIRKSDLLTHQRTHTGERPFTCSVCGKGFTQSSSLLIHQRVHTGERPFTCSVCGKGFTQSSSLLIHQRVHTGERPFTCSVCGKRFTRSSHRLRHQRIHTGQRPFACSVCGKGFTQKKDLLTHQRTHSGERPFTCTECGKRFSQSSNLQTHQHIHNGERPFTCSVCGKRFTRSSYLIEHQHVHTDKRPFECSDCGKNFKRTRDQLRHQRIHTGERPFTCSVCGKGFTLSSSLLIHQRVHM; from the exons atgcaaaagcgttgggtgaaagatccttttgctttcgaaaatcctgaatctaGAATGAAGCTAAATTTGATGCCTGATCAAGAAAACGGGCTG GCCCGCCCTCCATTCTGGGAGCGCTTCGGTCCTGCAGTTTgtcgcgagtcggactcggtggaaacaggagaagaaaccgggaagcggcgggtGGGACGAGGGAGGCGCTGG aggccgttcaccagctccgtgtgtgggaagggattcactcagtcatcccacctgcagacgcaccagcgagttcacactggggagaggccattcacctgctccatgtgtgggaagagattcactctgtcatccagcctcattgaacatcaacttgttcacactgataagagacctcttAAATATTTTGACTGTGACAAGAGTATAAAAAGCAGAAATGAGCTGCTGAAactccaacgcactcacactggggagaggccgttcacctgcactgagtgtaggaagggattcactcagtcatccaacctgctgacacaccagcgagttcacactggggagaggccgttcacctgctccgtgtgtgggaagggattcactcagtcatccagccttattgaacatcagcttgttcacactgataagagacttttcaaatgttctgtctgtgataAGAGCTTTataagaaaaagtgatctgctgacacaccaacgcactcacactggggaaaggccgttcacctgctctgtgtgtgggaagggattcactcagtcatccagtctactgatacaccagcgagttcacactggggagaggccgttcacctgctccgtttgtgggaagggattcactcagtcatccagtctactgatacaccagcgagttcacactggggagaggccgttcacctgctccgtgtgtgggaagagattcactcgatcatcccaccggctgagacaccagcgaattcacactggccagaggccgttcgcctgctccgtgtgtgggaagggattcactca aaaaaaggatctactcacacaccaacgtactcacagtggggagaggccgttcacctgcactgagtgtgggaagagattcagtcAATCATCCAACCTGCAAACACACCAACAtattcacaatggggagaggccgttcacctgctccgtgtgtgggaagagattcactcggtcatcctacctcattgaacatcaacatgttcacactgataagagaccctttgaatgttctgactgtgggaagaactTTAAAAGAACAAGGGATCAATtgagacaccaacgtattcacactggggagaggccgttcacctgctctgtgtgtgggaaaggattcactctgtcatccagcctactgatacaccagcgagttcacatgtga